One genomic region from Flexibacter flexilis DSM 6793 encodes:
- a CDS encoding PorP/SprF family type IX secretion system membrane protein: MKKILFILGILMGLGLEAWAQDPQFTQFYAAPLYLNPAFAGSSHLPRVSASYRNQWSGLPASFSTFAAGYDHWFKSYNSGVGLLLLHDRAGSTRLQSTSATAIYAYELKISDNVKLRSGLEFGFVQRTLDYNQFVFGDQLLDGQGNISGGIDQTQEQFGGAAGRVSYMDVGTGFMLYSRKLFLGVAGKHLNQPNQSMVDGTAPLPIKYVVHGGAKLPLGDGGARRRRGRTRSRQLEDSKTITPAFMYRSQGKYDQLDLGAYVHYNPMILGVWYRGVTGLKKEGAKSNNQDAVALLIGFQQDNFTAGYSYDVTLSQLGFKTAGSHELSVSFEIPSSNRKRKGSRRYHVIPCPRF; this comes from the coding sequence ATGAAAAAGATATTATTCATACTCGGAATATTAATGGGTTTAGGGCTTGAGGCTTGGGCGCAAGACCCACAATTTACACAGTTTTACGCCGCGCCGTTGTACCTGAATCCTGCGTTTGCGGGCAGCAGCCATTTGCCGCGCGTTTCGGCCAGTTATAGGAATCAATGGTCGGGTTTGCCTGCTTCGTTTAGTACGTTTGCGGCGGGTTATGACCATTGGTTTAAAAGCTATAATAGCGGTGTGGGGCTTTTGCTCCTGCACGATAGGGCGGGTTCTACGCGTTTGCAATCCACGTCCGCAACGGCTATTTATGCGTATGAACTAAAAATTTCGGACAATGTAAAACTGCGTTCGGGCTTAGAATTTGGTTTTGTGCAACGCACTTTGGACTACAATCAGTTTGTTTTTGGCGACCAATTATTGGACGGACAAGGCAACATTAGCGGCGGCATTGACCAAACGCAAGAACAGTTTGGCGGCGCGGCAGGGCGCGTGAGTTACATGGACGTTGGCACGGGTTTTATGTTGTATTCGCGTAAATTGTTTTTGGGTGTGGCAGGCAAGCACCTAAACCAACCCAATCAGTCGATGGTGGACGGAACTGCGCCTTTGCCTATCAAATATGTGGTGCATGGTGGTGCAAAATTGCCGTTGGGCGATGGTGGCGCACGCCGCCGCAGAGGTCGCACGCGTAGCCGACAACTCGAAGACTCCAAAACTATTACGCCAGCTTTTATGTATCGTTCGCAAGGCAAATACGACCAGTTGGATTTGGGGGCGTATGTGCATTACAATCCTATGATTTTGGGTGTGTGGTACAGGGGCGTAACAGGTTTGAAAAAAGAAGGGGCAAAGTCTAATAACCAAGATGCAGTGGCTTTACTAATTGGTTTTCAGCAAGATAATTTTACGGCGGGTTACAGTTACGATGTTACGCTTTCGCAATTGGGATTCAAAACGGCGGGTTCGCACGAACTTTCGGTAAGTTTTGAAATTCCGTCGAGCAATCGCAAACGTAAAGGTTCGCGCCGCTACCACGTGATTCCGTGTCCGAGATTTTAA